From the Candidatus Peregrinibacteria bacterium genome, one window contains:
- a CDS encoding PD-(D/E)XK nuclease family protein, whose protein sequence is MKTLLTKPQIADFPVKHLSISAIRNYLTDRQSFFKRYVRLEFDKKESPALVEGKGVHAVLEAYWNARKNGKEFNWDETIDAQERIISAMDREGRIDWGKSGDLEKSQKNLRQAVEFYRDAPPAYKEIVSIEDEFISNFEDLDGNAIPIPLKGFCDLIVKDGEDYVIVDHKTVALVKQQDEAAPAFELQAAAYWFLVRKEYGLNPKRMIFDQIKKTKNRDGSPQIIPYVIEYTPEILLRFLELYTRIIKELAGIPLVDSETGVMQFLPNPFAMFDWEESWQDFCEEVQSGKEWNLSEIKVIQENRYSTEGAEALDI, encoded by the coding sequence ATGAAAACATTACTTACAAAACCGCAAATAGCGGACTTCCCCGTAAAGCACCTCTCGATCTCGGCGATCAGAAACTACCTTACCGACCGACAATCCTTTTTCAAACGTTATGTCAGGCTGGAATTTGATAAAAAAGAAAGCCCCGCACTTGTTGAAGGAAAAGGAGTGCATGCTGTACTGGAAGCGTACTGGAACGCTCGCAAAAACGGAAAAGAGTTCAACTGGGATGAAACCATAGATGCTCAGGAACGTATTATCTCGGCTATGGATCGTGAGGGGCGTATCGACTGGGGAAAATCGGGAGATCTGGAAAAATCACAGAAAAATCTCCGTCAGGCGGTCGAGTTTTACCGTGACGCTCCCCCTGCCTACAAAGAAATAGTCTCCATTGAAGATGAGTTTATTTCCAACTTTGAAGATTTGGATGGCAATGCCATACCAATCCCACTAAAGGGATTCTGTGACCTGATTGTGAAAGACGGCGAGGATTATGTGATCGTGGATCATAAAACCGTCGCCTTGGTAAAACAACAGGACGAAGCCGCTCCCGCCTTTGAGTTGCAAGCGGCCGCCTACTGGTTCTTGGTCAGAAAAGAGTACGGACTCAACCCGAAACGCATGATTTTTGATCAGATTAAAAAGACTAAGAATCGCGACGGAAGCCCGCAAATCATTCCGTATGTGATTGAGTACACGCCTGAAATACTGCTCCGTTTCCTTGAGCTTTATACCCGCATAATCAAAGAACTGGCTGGTATCCCGCTTGTGGACTCTGAAACTGGTGTGATGCAATTCTTACCAAACCCGTTCGCAATGTTCGATTGGGAAGAATCTTGGCAGGACTTCTGCGAGGAGGTACAGAGCGGAAAGGAATGGAATCTGAGCGAAATCAAAGTCATTCAGGAAAATCGCTACTCTACCGAGGGTGCGGAAGCTTTAGACATCTAA
- a CDS encoding helix-turn-helix transcriptional regulator, translating to MEEKPKKPITIGQKIRIWRKKKGLTQEGLARKADIPYTTLAKIESDSSQNPTLDTITKIANGLEITLNELTS from the coding sequence ATGGAAGAAAAACCCAAAAAGCCGATAACAATTGGCCAAAAAATAAGGATTTGGAGGAAAAAGAAGGGCTTAACTCAAGAAGGTTTGGCAAGAAAAGCTGATATTCCCTATACGACGCTCGCGAAAATCGAAAGCGATAGCAGTCAGAATCCAACCTTGGATACTATCACCAAGATCGCCAATGGTCTGGAGATAACTTTGAATGAATTAACTTCTTAA
- the bet gene encoding phage recombination protein Bet, which translates to MSKNITALKATKAMSVASPQMIWQEQNALAEIKNIYGKDLTEGEFTTLCQIGQATGLNPFLREIWAVKYGGNPASIFIGRDGYRKAAQRDPEYDYHLLDAVYQNDDFKIEDGQVKHAYSVKDRGNLIGAYCTVKRRSATKPIFTFIDFNEYYQGNKDGDGKIKKRFDRFKKQYVDMGETLWDSKPATMVKKVAEAQGLRMAFQSMFAGTYAEDERWENEEVLHGAEINAESAETVKLPDPKMEQKIQQKSGEELLKVWNELWNLYMEKCADETTENGELKYTPEKSEATRKLTMQKLCGKKSSTDLTEKEGKEFIKRCKAKIKELKELPLPEEVEEAPESQAMPAMAR; encoded by the coding sequence ATGAGCAAAAACATTACAGCCTTAAAGGCGACCAAGGCAATGTCGGTCGCATCTCCACAGATGATTTGGCAAGAGCAAAACGCCCTTGCTGAAATCAAGAACATCTATGGAAAAGACCTGACCGAGGGAGAGTTCACAACACTCTGCCAAATCGGACAGGCAACGGGACTAAATCCGTTTCTCCGCGAAATATGGGCGGTGAAATACGGAGGGAATCCCGCCAGCATTTTTATCGGACGCGACGGCTACCGCAAAGCCGCTCAAAGAGATCCTGAGTATGACTACCATTTACTGGATGCGGTGTACCAAAACGACGACTTCAAAATCGAGGACGGCCAAGTTAAGCATGCCTACTCGGTAAAAGATCGTGGCAACCTGATCGGAGCGTATTGCACGGTCAAACGACGAAGCGCCACGAAACCGATCTTCACCTTCATTGATTTCAATGAATATTATCAGGGAAACAAGGATGGTGACGGCAAAATCAAAAAGAGATTCGACCGCTTCAAAAAACAATACGTCGATATGGGGGAAACTTTATGGGATTCCAAGCCCGCCACTATGGTCAAAAAAGTGGCTGAGGCTCAAGGACTTCGTATGGCTTTCCAATCCATGTTTGCGGGTACATATGCCGAGGATGAACGCTGGGAAAACGAAGAGGTTCTTCATGGAGCGGAAATCAATGCAGAATCAGCGGAAACGGTAAAACTTCCTGATCCGAAAATGGAGCAGAAGATCCAGCAGAAATCAGGAGAAGAACTTCTCAAAGTTTGGAATGAACTTTGGAATCTTTACATGGAGAAATGCGCAGATGAAACAACTGAAAACGGCGAACTCAAATACACGCCTGAAAAATCAGAAGCAACTCGCAAATTGACCATGCAAAAACTTTGCGGAAAGAAAAGCTCCACTGACCTCACCGAAAAAGAGGGCAAGGAGTTTATTAAGCGATGCAAAGCCAAAATCAAGGAACTAAAAGAGCTTCCCCTCCCTGAAGAAGTCGAGGAAGCTCCAGAATCACAGGCAATGCCTGCAATGGCCAGATAA
- a CDS encoding helix-turn-helix transcriptional regulator, translating to MASHQKIIARIKAVREDLGWSQAELSRQMNQASNTIQKIESGFIKNPEKYLPQIAETTKKPLSYFYGEDNPELTQFAEKAKKFDALMDLIKESGILGGISNSSVNSNGGEKNVTVGGNGNNVNVNGDAGKIIEEIMKKDHEEHQLILKILELEKDEKDKLFQLYEVVKKKDNK from the coding sequence ATGGCCTCTCATCAAAAAATTATCGCTCGAATTAAAGCTGTCCGAGAGGACTTGGGATGGTCACAGGCGGAGCTTTCTCGGCAGATGAATCAAGCCTCTAACACGATTCAGAAGATTGAAAGCGGGTTCATTAAAAACCCTGAAAAGTATCTTCCTCAAATAGCAGAAACCACAAAAAAGCCCTTATCCTATTTCTATGGCGAAGATAATCCCGAATTAACACAATTTGCAGAAAAGGCAAAAAAATTCGACGCGTTGATGGATCTTATTAAGGAGAGCGGAATTTTAGGAGGAATTTCAAACAGTAGCGTAAATAGCAACGGAGGAGAAAAGAATGTAACGGTTGGAGGCAATGGCAATAACGTAAATGTAAACGGCGATGCAGGGAAAATAATCGAGGAGATCATGAAAAAAGACCACGAGGAGCATCAGCTTATTTTAAAAATTCTTGAGCTTGAAAAAGACGAGAAAGATAAACTTTTCCAGCTCTATGAGGTGGTAAAAAAGAAAGACAATAAATAA
- a CDS encoding recombinase family protein: protein MAKYLAYCRVSTKAQADMDNSLPAQKRIITDYAQKKQYEIVEWYSEAKSGFKGKRTQFHKMLEHLKDPSIEGVIFHKLDRSSRNVGDFSLLDRLITKEGKKIAVIEGEFDTSRSAGRLGFRNFCNMAVWYSENLSEEVTTKMGEVLRKGYYPTHAPIGYRIGIKGQDDDHKKKYPDPTLAPFVKEAFTAFASGNYSLRTLCEYMRSRGMTNSNGGLLRKGIFERMLKNPFYHGLMEWTKKASNEVVYYEGNHEPLITKKLFDEVQAVIEGRSQKNKTKHNYTYSKLIKCTCGHYLISGMHKESIYLECHNEECEFTSIREDQLEDQIIMNLSRFSLQEEFIEYAKIAIKELSGNIREDNQEKRKALNMKLVALDARLQKLNNAVIEGFFDAQEGIAEKNTIIEQKHILIQELAEAEEGKENALWNLTVKIIDGFNIVPYLYKNFNPVIKRRILNFLFLNCQLDGKKLLTQAVPEFENLVLANYRLQGEKLVLNHKPDAEEPLKKAFPRMEKALSSSNLQYGGAYRT from the coding sequence ATGGCAAAATATTTAGCTTATTGTCGCGTATCCACGAAGGCGCAAGCCGACATGGATAACTCTCTCCCAGCACAAAAGAGAATCATTACAGACTATGCGCAAAAGAAGCAGTATGAGATCGTGGAATGGTACAGTGAGGCTAAGTCAGGATTCAAAGGTAAGCGAACGCAGTTTCACAAAATGCTCGAACATCTCAAAGACCCCTCAATTGAAGGGGTTATTTTTCATAAATTAGATCGTAGTTCCCGAAACGTTGGTGATTTCTCCCTATTGGATCGTCTTATTACCAAGGAAGGCAAAAAAATAGCCGTCATTGAAGGTGAATTCGATACCAGTCGATCCGCAGGCCGTCTCGGTTTTCGCAATTTCTGCAACATGGCGGTTTGGTACTCTGAAAACCTGTCCGAGGAGGTAACCACAAAAATGGGAGAGGTCTTGAGAAAAGGGTACTATCCGACACATGCCCCAATCGGATATAGAATCGGCATCAAAGGGCAAGATGATGATCATAAAAAGAAATATCCTGATCCAACGCTTGCGCCTTTTGTAAAAGAAGCTTTCACGGCATTTGCCTCAGGGAATTACTCATTACGCACTTTATGTGAGTATATGCGAAGCAGGGGTATGACGAATTCAAACGGAGGACTTCTTCGCAAGGGGATTTTTGAACGAATGCTCAAGAATCCCTTTTATCATGGGCTAATGGAATGGACTAAAAAAGCTTCCAATGAAGTCGTTTACTATGAAGGAAATCATGAGCCACTCATAACAAAAAAACTGTTTGACGAAGTTCAGGCGGTTATTGAAGGAAGAAGTCAAAAAAACAAAACCAAGCATAACTACACCTACTCAAAATTAATTAAGTGTACGTGCGGCCATTATTTGATTTCTGGCATGCATAAGGAAAGTATCTACCTCGAATGCCACAATGAAGAGTGCGAATTCACTTCTATCAGAGAGGATCAACTGGAAGACCAGATCATAATGAATTTGAGCAGATTTTCACTACAGGAGGAATTCATTGAATATGCCAAAATTGCCATAAAAGAATTATCGGGGAATATTCGCGAGGATAATCAAGAAAAGAGAAAGGCGCTTAACATGAAATTGGTCGCACTTGATGCAAGGCTCCAGAAGTTAAATAACGCCGTAATTGAGGGGTTTTTCGACGCACAGGAGGGCATTGCAGAGAAGAACACGATCATAGAGCAAAAGCACATCCTGATACAAGAATTGGCCGAAGCGGAGGAAGGCAAAGAAAACGCCCTATGGAATTTAACCGTAAAGATCATCGATGGTTTCAATATTGTTCCGTACCTCTACAAAAACTTCAACCCTGTGATCAAAAGACGCATATTGAACTTCTTATTCTTGAACTGCCAGCTAGACGGTAAAAAACTGCTTACACAGGCCGTTCCCGAGTTTGAGAATCTGGTATTAGCCAATTATCGGCTACAAGGCGAAAAGCTCGTGTTGAACCACAAGCCAGACGCTGAAGAACCGCTCAAAAAAGCCTTCCCAAGAATGGAAAAAGCTCTTTCTAGCTCGAATTTGCAATATGGTGGAGCGTACCGGACTTGA
- a CDS encoding phage portal protein, whose product MQTQFPTNEDFARVAKLNNFYNVFKGLHSKVFKLKSYFEEDQKKRTLLYLAYNVGQIVSLTAADFLFGEQLKIQTNENDANKPLEGKINNIVQENYLDEKLYQSSVIQDVAGFTIFTVRQKDNVAIIEEVPYDNYFPDFSSVRLGEEPQTVVIASYVDIVNPKNNKKETFLYKQIHTIGKIAHELWTTTTDMKQSEKTELAIYSTELPEDESTELDYIPVFQIDNFKTVKERFGISAYESVMNLFEELNDRITQISVQLIKHLNAKVAVGEGILTKKGEIDSDQELFLVEKGDIVPTYITNSNGLIEEGFKQIEGILRQICTVTQTPTSFLGLDDQGGAEKVETVKIRMAAFLKKIKRKQRSYEAKLVDILKTALFFEGTKKIPDGVDIKFGWDLGLPRDHFTEAQTHQILVESGIESVETAIREIKDLDGDALAQELERIKTQFAEKQNSLQIGL is encoded by the coding sequence ATGCAAACTCAATTCCCAACCAATGAAGACTTCGCTCGTGTTGCCAAACTGAACAATTTTTACAACGTGTTCAAAGGACTGCACAGCAAAGTGTTCAAACTTAAAAGCTATTTTGAGGAAGACCAAAAGAAACGCACGCTCCTCTATCTTGCCTACAATGTCGGGCAAATTGTGTCACTGACAGCGGCGGATTTTCTTTTCGGTGAGCAACTCAAAATCCAAACCAACGAGAACGATGCCAATAAGCCACTTGAGGGCAAAATCAACAATATCGTTCAGGAGAACTATCTCGATGAAAAGCTTTATCAAAGCTCAGTGATCCAAGATGTTGCAGGCTTTACGATCTTTACCGTTCGGCAAAAAGATAATGTCGCAATTATCGAGGAGGTTCCATACGACAACTACTTCCCAGACTTTTCCAGTGTCAGGCTCGGCGAAGAGCCTCAAACAGTCGTGATTGCTTCGTATGTGGATATCGTGAACCCAAAGAATAACAAAAAGGAAACGTTCCTGTACAAGCAAATCCATACCATCGGGAAAATTGCCCATGAATTGTGGACGACCACAACCGATATGAAGCAGTCCGAGAAAACGGAACTGGCAATTTACAGCACTGAACTGCCTGAGGATGAATCCACCGAATTGGATTACATTCCTGTTTTTCAAATCGATAACTTCAAGACGGTTAAAGAACGCTTCGGCATCTCCGCCTACGAAAGCGTCATGAACCTCTTTGAAGAACTCAACGACCGCATCACGCAGATCTCCGTACAACTTATCAAACACCTCAACGCCAAAGTGGCTGTCGGTGAAGGGATTTTGACCAAGAAGGGAGAGATCGATAGTGATCAGGAACTGTTTCTCGTGGAGAAGGGTGACATCGTTCCCACATACATCACCAATTCCAACGGTCTCATTGAGGAGGGCTTCAAACAGATTGAGGGAATCCTTAGACAGATCTGCACTGTTACGCAAACACCGACTTCTTTTCTTGGGCTGGATGATCAGGGCGGAGCAGAAAAAGTTGAGACCGTCAAAATCCGCATGGCTGCGTTCTTAAAAAAGATCAAACGCAAACAAAGAAGCTATGAAGCCAAGCTCGTGGATATTCTCAAGACCGCTTTATTTTTTGAGGGAACTAAAAAGATTCCCGATGGCGTGGATATCAAGTTCGGCTGGGATTTGGGACTCCCTCGTGATCACTTTACCGAGGCACAGACGCATCAAATCCTTGTGGAAAGTGGCATTGAAAGCGTAGAGACCGCAATCCGAGAGATCAAAGATCTTGATGGCGATGCACTTGCGCAGGAGCTGGAACGAATCAAAACCCAGTTCGCTGAGAAACAAAATTCACTGCAGATCGGACTATAA
- a CDS encoding DNA modification methylase has translation MKIEYVPISDLQFAEYNPRSATKKEAAELKKSLERFGFVEPVVVNSDPKRKNVIIGGHFRVRTAKDLGLKEVPVHYIKISDEKKERELNLRLNKNLGHWNAELLVEFDENMLLDVGFESDELDKMFADLKMDDPDSDKDDEVPELGEDSKTQIGDVWKLGRHRIMCGDATNTEHVKTLMEAQQADVVFTDPPYNVNYKGRGQKTSNTIANDNMEGSAFGQFLEKVFKNYREVVKAGAGLYVFHSSSSQAQFEYAIEKAGMEVKNQLIWNKPAAALGWGDYRWKHEPFFYCAIKGKKVQFYGDRKHSTIWDFQKTDAQLFAWAQKMKRAEEQGKTTIWSMSRDKVGEYVHPTQKPVELIVYALRNSSKSGDLVLDFFLGSGSTLIAAEKIERSCFGLELDPKYIDVVIKRWEDYTGEKAEKLT, from the coding sequence ATGAAAATCGAATACGTACCCATCTCTGATCTGCAATTCGCAGAATACAATCCCAGATCCGCTACCAAAAAAGAAGCGGCCGAACTGAAAAAATCACTGGAGCGGTTTGGCTTCGTTGAGCCAGTCGTGGTCAACTCCGACCCGAAAAGAAAAAATGTCATTATCGGCGGACACTTTCGCGTGCGGACTGCCAAAGACCTCGGTCTCAAGGAAGTGCCAGTCCACTACATTAAAATTTCCGATGAAAAGAAGGAACGCGAACTGAATCTGCGTCTGAATAAAAACCTTGGGCATTGGAATGCGGAACTGCTCGTGGAGTTTGACGAGAACATGCTTCTGGATGTCGGTTTTGAATCCGACGAGCTGGATAAAATGTTTGCAGATTTAAAAATGGATGATCCCGATTCCGACAAGGATGATGAAGTTCCTGAGCTGGGAGAAGATTCCAAAACACAAATTGGAGATGTTTGGAAACTGGGACGGCATCGTATTATGTGCGGAGATGCGACCAATACCGAACATGTAAAAACACTCATGGAGGCTCAGCAGGCTGACGTCGTCTTTACCGACCCGCCTTACAACGTGAACTACAAAGGTCGCGGGCAAAAAACCAGCAACACGATCGCCAACGACAATATGGAAGGCTCGGCGTTCGGTCAGTTTCTCGAGAAGGTATTTAAAAACTATCGGGAGGTCGTTAAAGCAGGTGCGGGACTGTATGTGTTTCACAGTTCCTCCTCTCAAGCCCAGTTTGAATATGCCATTGAAAAAGCTGGCATGGAGGTAAAAAACCAGTTGATTTGGAATAAACCTGCGGCCGCTCTCGGCTGGGGTGATTACCGTTGGAAGCACGAACCGTTCTTTTACTGTGCGATCAAAGGCAAAAAAGTGCAATTTTATGGAGACCGCAAACACTCTACCATCTGGGATTTTCAAAAGACTGATGCCCAGCTGTTTGCATGGGCGCAGAAGATGAAGCGTGCCGAGGAACAGGGCAAAACTACCATCTGGAGTATGTCGCGCGATAAAGTCGGAGAATACGTCCATCCAACGCAAAAACCAGTGGAATTGATCGTTTATGCACTCAGAAACAGCAGTAAATCAGGTGACTTGGTGCTGGACTTTTTCTTGGGTTCAGGGTCAACACTCATCGCCGCCGAGAAGATAGAACGCTCCTGTTTCGGGCTTGAACTCGACCCGAAATACATTGATGTGGTCATTAAACGCTGGGAAGACTACACGGGAGAAAAGGCGGAAAAACTGACCTAA
- a CDS encoding ATP-binding protein yields the protein MSTAAFKLGRQMPKNLITLTMEKISPAVFAQDTSAPKVMPTWSCSDCRDAGFTGGSISYQAYGVSEKCFCTECAKGKRMFEEWTRESSQQEYFRKWKEEKITRAMRLSGVGNHFKDKKIDDLKVNERLYQECVRYVQDWKEMKSKGFGFFFWGNVGAGKTHSAAALANELMQEKLVEVLFLSMPATVTRVKKTFDSPVKNDDTKLFDRMKEVELLIIDDLGVEKLSDWLSDQIYQIIDHRWQNQKPMIITSNQSLEDLGASYKPQVISRIWGCCKSIKFTEEDRRKQTKLF from the coding sequence ATGTCGACCGCCGCTTTCAAACTTGGCAGACAAATGCCCAAAAATTTAATAACTCTAACTATGGAAAAAATCAGTCCAGCCGTATTCGCTCAGGACACGTCAGCACCGAAGGTCATGCCGACTTGGTCGTGTAGCGATTGCCGTGACGCTGGTTTTACTGGCGGATCGATCAGCTATCAAGCCTACGGCGTGAGCGAAAAATGCTTTTGCACCGAATGTGCGAAAGGCAAACGAATGTTTGAGGAATGGACTCGGGAATCCAGCCAGCAAGAGTATTTTCGCAAATGGAAAGAAGAGAAAATTACTCGAGCGATGAGGCTTTCAGGCGTGGGGAACCATTTCAAAGACAAAAAAATTGATGATCTCAAAGTCAACGAGAGACTTTACCAAGAGTGCGTGCGCTACGTTCAGGATTGGAAGGAAATGAAAAGCAAAGGTTTCGGATTCTTCTTTTGGGGAAACGTAGGTGCTGGAAAAACACATTCGGCCGCGGCTCTCGCCAATGAGCTGATGCAGGAAAAATTGGTCGAAGTTTTATTTCTCAGTATGCCTGCGACCGTAACGCGAGTAAAAAAAACTTTTGATTCCCCCGTGAAAAATGATGACACCAAGCTTTTTGATCGCATGAAGGAGGTGGAACTCCTGATTATCGACGATCTTGGCGTGGAAAAACTCTCTGACTGGCTTTCTGATCAGATTTACCAAATTATCGATCATCGTTGGCAGAACCAAAAACCAATGATAATCACTTCCAACCAGTCTCTTGAGGATCTTGGCGCATCCTACAAACCGCAGGTTATCTCCCGAATATGGGGATGTTGCAAATCCATCAAATTTACGGAAGAAGATCGCAGAAAACAAACTAAACTTTTCTAA
- a CDS encoding DUF1064 domain-containing protein, which yields MAFIRLHGGSKFGNRPVEIDGIRFDSGKEARRYNELKLLERAGQIKNLELQPRFILQESFKRNGETHRKIEYVADFRYIEDEKQVVEDVKSVITKKHPVYALKKKLLFKKYPDITFLET from the coding sequence ATGGCATTCATACGACTACATGGCGGCAGTAAATTCGGGAATCGACCCGTGGAAATCGATGGTATCCGCTTTGACAGCGGGAAAGAAGCCCGAAGGTACAACGAACTTAAGCTCCTTGAGCGTGCGGGACAGATTAAAAACCTTGAATTACAGCCCCGATTCATCCTACAGGAGTCGTTCAAACGTAACGGGGAAACCCACCGAAAAATCGAGTATGTAGCCGACTTCCGCTACATAGAGGACGAAAAGCAAGTCGTAGAGGATGTGAAATCCGTTATTACCAAAAAACACCCCGTCTATGCCCTCAAAAAGAAACTTCTCTTTAAAAAATATCCCGACATCACTTTTTTAGAAACTTAA
- a CDS encoding methionine adenosyltransferase domain-containing protein, which yields MLKTSEFVSPMHPDKMCDRISDAILDAYLKEDGGSRCAIEVMGGHELIQIMGEVTSTAKPDIREIVRRIAGNLECNIHIVTQSPEIAKGVDEGGAGDQGIMIGYACNENEALIPHELYLAKSLCKFLYEKSPQDGKTQITLRDGELSTIIASWANTDKQSLRELIHEWLSIQIDEGNLPNEKHGIFPDIYANPAGDWNTSGFAADTGLTGRKIIMDAYGTRVPVGGGAFSGKDATKVDRSGAYKARSLAVRLLKERNANEVFVTLAYAIGQPYPVQATATIDGAEIILDESWNEFTPQGIIKEFELDQPIYEQTAEWGHFGNGFRWDS from the coding sequence ATGCTTAAAACATCTGAATTTGTATCACCAATGCATCCCGATAAAATGTGCGATCGCATATCGGATGCCATTCTTGATGCCTATCTCAAGGAAGACGGGGGCTCAAGATGCGCGATTGAAGTGATGGGCGGACACGAGCTCATCCAAATTATGGGCGAGGTCACATCAACCGCAAAGCCTGATATTCGAGAGATTGTCCGCAGGATTGCTGGCAATCTTGAATGCAATATCCACATCGTCACGCAGTCTCCTGAGATCGCCAAAGGAGTCGATGAAGGTGGTGCTGGTGACCAAGGAATCATGATCGGATACGCCTGCAATGAAAACGAGGCGCTCATTCCGCATGAACTCTATCTCGCTAAAAGCCTCTGTAAATTTCTGTACGAAAAAAGCCCGCAGGATGGCAAAACGCAAATTACGCTTCGTGACGGTGAACTTTCTACTATCATCGCCAGCTGGGCAAATACTGACAAACAATCCCTCCGCGAATTGATTCACGAATGGCTTTCGATACAGATTGATGAAGGAAATCTGCCAAACGAAAAACACGGAATATTCCCCGATATTTATGCGAATCCTGCGGGAGACTGGAACACATCAGGATTTGCGGCCGACACGGGGCTGACTGGGCGGAAAATCATTATGGACGCTTACGGAACGCGTGTCCCTGTGGGTGGTGGAGCCTTTTCTGGCAAAGATGCCACGAAAGTCGACCGTTCGGGGGCTTATAAAGCCCGAAGTCTGGCGGTGCGATTGCTCAAAGAGCGAAATGCAAATGAAGTATTTGTGACGCTCGCTTATGCCATCGGACAGCCCTATCCCGTGCAAGCCACGGCGACAATTGATGGTGCGGAAATCATTCTGGATGAAAGCTGGAATGAATTCACGCCCCAAGGAATCATCAAGGAGTTTGAACTTGATCAGCCCATCTATGAGCAAACCGCCGAATGGGGACATTTCGGCAACGGCTTCCGATGGGATTCATAA